GGTCAATGCTTCACCCATAGCACCATCGTGGGCAGTGTCTACCAGATAGCCCTCGCGGGTTAGGGCACGTTGCAGCGAGTTGGTCAGTTCTACTTCATCATCAACAACTAGGATCCGCATGGCTATCAGATACCTTCAAAGGGGCCAAGGAAGGTGGGTAACGGTTGCAGCAGATGCACCTCAATAAGGGCTTTAGTGACTGCTAATATTTCGCGAGTGTTGTAATAGCGAATGAGTCTACGACCGTAAACTTCCCAGTCGGGTGTTGCCAGACCGATCGCTGCTATGCCCATCTGGCGGCAGGTGTAGACAGCGCGGGGCAAATGAAACCGCTGGGTAACCAGTACAGCCGCCTTGATGCCAAAAATATCGCGGGCACGGTAACAACTTTCATAGGTACTAAAGCCTGCATAGTCTAAGGTGATGTCTTGCTCAGGGATGCCCAAGTCCATGGCATAACGCTT
The Cyanobacteriota bacterium DNA segment above includes these coding regions:
- a CDS encoding YdcF family protein, with translation MAVAVLLLVGLLPVMAAIYVRRVTAQWRYESPQQVPNERVAIVFGAGVWADGTPTPMLADRIQAAVALYRLGRVQKLLMTGDNSTIYYDEVTTMKRYAMDLGIPEQDITLDYAGFSTYESCYRARDIFGIKAAVLVTQRFHLPRAVYTCRQMGIAAIGLATPDWEVYGRRLIRYYNTREILAVTKALIEVHLLQPLPTFLGPFEGI